In Paraburkholderia bryophila, a single genomic region encodes these proteins:
- a CDS encoding FAD-binding oxidoreductase, with protein sequence MTRSLPPEVSAAQFDRALAGWRAIVGEPHVVTSADGLAAYLDPFAPGEASEFSASAALLPASVDEIRAVLRIANEFRIPLWTVSTGRNFAYGGAAPRLSGSVVLDLQRMNRIIEVNETLAYALVEPGVSYFDLYAHLRDKGYRLWVDPPAAGWGSVVGNTLERGFGYTDYGDHAATQCGMEVVLANGDVLRTGMGGIDIGTAWQLYRPGYGPSFDAMFMQSNYGIVTKLGVWLMPTPPAYLLGEIQFQHETDLDAIVEILRPLRLDDTIRNNAVIEGGLRRAAGLSARSPWYEGTGAMPESAVTAMLKKLGVGRWNLHFALYGAPELIDARYAIVQRAFARVPQAKFSATRYTGDAQPVAGGDRNLAGVPAMSAFRMLDWRGGAGAHVDFAPVCPASGRDALRQYTMIKTRAAEYGFDYYGGFTAGVRHLHHIFAAIFDRDDAYQLEQAGELLRSLMSDARAAGYGQYRAHLAYMDFAAAQYGFNDGALLRLSETIKDALDPNGILAPGKQGIWPEKWRDRRGYT encoded by the coding sequence TTGACCCGTAGCCTGCCGCCGGAAGTATCCGCCGCACAGTTCGATCGCGCGCTCGCCGGTTGGCGGGCAATCGTCGGCGAGCCGCACGTGGTGACGTCGGCGGATGGACTCGCCGCGTATCTCGATCCGTTCGCGCCCGGCGAGGCCAGCGAGTTTTCGGCGAGCGCGGCGCTGCTGCCGGCCTCCGTCGATGAAATCCGCGCCGTGCTACGGATTGCCAATGAATTCCGCATTCCGCTGTGGACGGTCTCGACCGGCCGCAACTTCGCGTATGGCGGCGCCGCGCCGCGTTTGTCCGGATCGGTCGTGCTCGACTTGCAACGGATGAACCGCATCATCGAAGTGAACGAGACGCTGGCCTATGCGCTGGTCGAACCGGGCGTGAGTTACTTCGATCTGTACGCGCATTTGCGCGACAAGGGTTACCGGCTGTGGGTCGATCCGCCTGCGGCCGGTTGGGGCAGCGTGGTCGGCAATACGCTCGAACGCGGCTTCGGCTATACCGACTACGGCGATCACGCGGCGACCCAATGCGGCATGGAAGTGGTGCTCGCCAACGGCGACGTATTGCGCACCGGCATGGGCGGGATCGATATCGGCACCGCATGGCAGTTGTATCGGCCGGGCTACGGGCCGTCGTTCGACGCGATGTTCATGCAGTCGAATTACGGCATCGTCACAAAGCTCGGTGTCTGGCTGATGCCCACGCCGCCCGCGTATCTGCTCGGTGAAATCCAGTTTCAGCACGAAACGGATCTCGATGCGATCGTGGAAATCTTGCGGCCGTTACGGCTCGACGACACGATCCGCAATAACGCGGTGATCGAAGGCGGGTTGCGTCGCGCAGCGGGACTGTCGGCGCGCTCGCCGTGGTACGAAGGCACGGGCGCCATGCCCGAGAGTGCGGTGACGGCCATGCTGAAGAAGCTGGGGGTCGGCCGCTGGAATCTGCATTTCGCGCTCTACGGCGCGCCGGAATTGATCGACGCGCGTTACGCGATCGTGCAGCGCGCGTTCGCTCGCGTGCCGCAGGCGAAGTTTTCCGCCACGCGCTATACGGGCGATGCGCAGCCCGTAGCGGGTGGCGATCGCAACCTCGCCGGCGTGCCGGCGATGAGCGCGTTTCGCATGCTCGACTGGCGCGGCGGCGCGGGCGCGCATGTGGACTTCGCGCCGGTGTGTCCGGCGAGCGGGCGCGACGCGTTGCGTCAATACACGATGATCAAGACGCGCGCCGCGGAATACGGCTTCGATTACTACGGTGGATTCACGGCGGGCGTGCGGCATCTGCATCACATCTTCGCGGCGATTTTCGACCGTGACGACGCGTACCAGCTTGAGCAGGCCGGCGAGTTATTGCGTTCGCTAATGAGCGATGCGCGCGCGGCGGGATACGGTCAATATCGTGCGCATCTCGCGTATATGGATTTTGCCGCCGCGCAGTATGGATTCAACGATGGCGCGTTGCTGCGGCTGTCGGAAACGATCAAGGACGCGCTCGATCCGAACGGGATTCTCGCGCCGGGTAAGCAGGGGATCTGGCCGGAGAAATGGCGGGATCGGCGCGGATACACGTGA
- a CDS encoding anti-sigma factor family protein codes for MNNDDHEAGLPDGLDLRALSAWVDDELPAAERAALEAKLEQHPQAAARVAAWRAQKAALRVLCGAPLRREYDERADATSEPGFIVVRRAAPWWQRVGIAACWLVAGAGIALALGPLAPRLTGGAWGGLGGQPPSFAERADVAYAVYTPERRHPVEVAASDEEHLITWLSKRLNRPLSVPSLQEYGYSLVGGRLLPGEAGPAAQFMYENAGGARLTLYVTGIARDETAFRLFRDGNRRTFYWISDGMGYALSGPIAEGKLRSIAVDVCSALGGKPETWQ; via the coding sequence ATGAATAACGACGACCACGAAGCCGGCTTGCCCGACGGGCTCGATCTGCGAGCGCTGTCGGCATGGGTCGACGATGAATTGCCGGCCGCCGAACGCGCCGCGCTCGAAGCGAAACTCGAGCAGCATCCGCAGGCCGCCGCACGGGTCGCGGCGTGGCGCGCGCAGAAGGCCGCGCTGCGGGTGTTGTGCGGTGCGCCGCTGCGGCGTGAATATGACGAACGCGCCGACGCTACGTCGGAGCCGGGTTTTATCGTCGTGCGTCGTGCGGCGCCGTGGTGGCAACGCGTCGGCATCGCGGCATGCTGGCTCGTCGCCGGTGCGGGCATCGCGCTGGCCCTCGGGCCGCTCGCGCCGCGCCTGACGGGCGGCGCGTGGGGCGGTCTGGGCGGCCAGCCGCCGAGCTTCGCCGAGCGGGCGGATGTCGCTTATGCGGTGTATACGCCGGAGCGGCGTCATCCGGTGGAAGTGGCCGCGAGCGACGAAGAGCATCTGATCACCTGGCTGTCCAAACGTCTGAACCGGCCGTTGTCGGTGCCGTCGTTGCAGGAGTACGGTTATTCGCTCGTGGGTGGGCGTCTGTTGCCCGGCGAAGCGGGGCCGGCCGCGCAGTTCATGTACGAGAACGCCGGCGGCGCGCGGCTCACGCTGTACGTGACCGGCATCGCACGCGACGAAACCGCATTCCGCCTGTTCCGCGACGGCAACCGGCGCACCTTCTACTGGATCAGCGACGGCATGGGCTACGCGTTGTCCGGACCGATCGCGGAGGGCAAGCTGCGCTCCATTGCCGTCGATGTATGCAGCGCGCTCGGCGGCAAGCCGGAGACGTGGCAGTGA